Within Candidatus Methylomirabilota bacterium, the genomic segment GCGAGGCGAGCTCTTCCTCGGGGCGGGCGACCGAGGCCTGACGATCATCTACGGCCTGCTCTACGCGGTGATCGGGACGGGCGCGGCGCTCGGCGTCGCCTACTACCGGTACGGGCGGATCCGGTTTCCTGACGTCTGGTCGTACCCGGGAGCGCTCCTCAACTCGATCGCGACCGCGCTCGTCGACGAGGTCGCGTTCCGCGGCGCGATCTTCGGCATCCTGCTGATGACGAACGTCAACCCGAGTGCGGCGAACGCGATCCAGGCGATCCTCTACGCGCTCACGACGCGGCTCGGGGCGCCCGGGCGGAACCGCTACATGCTCGCGATGGTGCTGCTCATCGGGCTCGCCGGCGGTTGGGTGACCGCGGTCACCGGCGGGATCGCGGCGGCCTTCCTCGGCCACGCGGTGACGCGCTTCGCGGTCTTCCTCTGCACGGGGCACGCCGGCCAGTTCCTGCCGCGTGGTCGCGAGGAGGAGGAGATCGACAAGCGGCACCGGCCGCCCGACGGCTGGCGGGTCATCGGGTCTCGGGAAGTGCCCCGGGATCGGTGACGGCCGGGTCCACGACATCAGCCGTGCCGGGGGCGGGCACTCCGGTCGCGGCTTCGCCGGTCGCGCTCTATCTCCACATCCCGTTCTGCGTCTCGATCTGCCCCTACTGCGACTTCGTCGTCCTCGCCGGCGCGGCCGCCCGCGGGCCGCGGAACCGGGTCGACGCCTTCCTCGCCGGCCTCGAGGCGGAGCTCT encodes:
- a CDS encoding CPBP family intramembrane glutamic endopeptidase, which gives rise to MEDWLPTLQRLIAAGLALLLVMLRLEAERFSAAEYDEATNGHPPSFRRRMAWYALGFALIGGIFFVHPAPRGELFLGAGDRGLTIIYGLLYAVIGTGAALGVAYYRYGRIRFPDVWSYPGALLNSIATALVDEVAFRGAIFGILLMTNVNPSAANAIQAILYALTTRLGAPGRNRYMLAMVLLIGLAGGWVTAVTGGIAAAFLGHAVTRFAVFLCTGHAGQFLPRGREEEEIDKRHRPPDGWRVIGSREVPRDR